In Microbacterium sp. zg-Y818, the genomic window GGCGACCCAGGCGCCGGCCCTGCTCGTGGTAGGTGGCGAGGGTGTCCTCGTTGAGGATGGCGTTCACGAGCCGCTCGTACGCGGTGAACAGCAGGGCCATGCCGGGGGCCTCGTAGATGCCGCGCGACTTCGCCTCGATGATGCGGTTCTCGATCTGGTCGCTCATGCCGAGGCCGTGGCGGCCGCCGATGCGGTTGGCCTCGAAGACCAGCTCCACCGGGTCGGCGTACTCGACGCCGTTGAGGGCGACGGGGCGGCCCGCCTCGAAGGTGACAGTGACGTCTTCGGTGTCGATCTGCACCTCGGGGTCCCAGAAGCGCACGCCCATGATGGGCTCCACCGTCTCGAGCGACACGTCGAGGTGCTCCAGCGTCTTCGCTTCGTGCGTGGCGCCCCAGATGTTGGCATCCGTCGAATAGGCCTTCTCGGCCGAGTCGCGGTAGGGGAAGCCGTGGGCGACGAGCCACTCGCTCATCTCGGTGCGGCCGCCGAGCTCGGTGACGAAGTCGGCGTCGAGCCAGGGCTTGTAGATGCGCAGGGCGGGGTTGGCGAGCAGGCCGTAGCGGTAGAACCGCTCGATGTCGTTGCCCTTGTAGGTGGAGCCATCGCCCCAGATGTCGACGCCGTCTTCCTTCATGGCGCGCACGAGCAGCGTGCCGGTGACGGCACGGCCGAGCGGCGTGGTGTTGAAGTACGTGCGGCCGCCGCTGCGGATGTGGAACGCGCCGCAGGCGAGGGCGACGAAGCCCTCTTCGACGAGCGCCGTCTTGCAGTCGACCAGGCGCGCGACCTCGGCGCCGTACTCGAGCGCGCGGCCCGGGATGGCGGCGATGTCGGTCTCATCGGGCTGGCCGAGGTCGCCGGTGTAGGTGCAGGGGACGGCGCCCTTGTCACGCATCCAGGCGACGGCGACAGATGTGTCGAGTCCTCCGGAGAAGGCGATGCCGACGCGCTCGCCGACGGGCAGGGACTGAAGGACCTTCGACATGGGTTCCAGTCTAGTGAAGGTGGGGATGCCGCCTGAGCGGGGGGCCGCTCAGCCGATGACGACGTCGGTGATGGTCACCGGCGTGGCCGGCGGTCCGTCGGGGGCCCCGCCTTCGGCACCGGCGGCGGCGACCTCGCGCACGACCTCGAGGCCGGCGGCATCCATCTGCCCGAACACCGTGTACGACGGCGGCAGCTGGCTGTCCTCGTAGACGAGGAAGAACTGCGAGCCGTTGGTGTCGGGGCCGGCGTTGGCCATCGCGACGGTTCCGGCGGGATACGTCTCGGTGCCGTCGAGTTCGTCGGCGTAGCTGTAACCCGGGCCGCCGCGGCCGGTGCCGGTCGGATCGCCGCACTGCAGCACGAAGATCCCCGAGGTCGTGAGGCGGTGGCAGATCGTGTCGCTGTAGTAGCCCTGCTCGGAAAGCGAGACGAAGCTGCCGACCGTGCACGGGGTGCGCTCGGCGTCGAGGGTCAGGGCGATGGGGCCGGCCGAGGTCTCGAGCGTCGCCGAAACCTCTCCGGTGACGGTCGGCTCCGCGGGTGGGGCGTCGACGGCGACCGCGGCGCTGCCGCCCGTGCGGTACGAGCAGGCGGAAGTGTCGGTGGCGCTCGCCTCGGGGGTGGCATCCGGGGTGTCGCCGCCGCCGGCGCCGGCGCATCCGGCGAGGACGAGGAGCGACGCGGCGAGCAGCGGAAGGGCGATAAGGCGGGAGCGCATTGGCCCAGCGTACGGCGGACCGCGCGCCCTTTCCACGTGCGAAGGCCCCGCTCACCATGGAGCGGGGCCTTCGCTGCGGAGTGGGTCAGCCCACGACGGGGACGACCAGGCCGCCCCAGGTCTCGTTCTCGAAGTCGGCGGTCTCCTGCGAGGTCAGCAGTTCGTAGAGGGCCTCGATGCGGGGGTCGTCGACGAGCTCCGGGCGGGTGGCGAGCACGTTGTAGTACGGGCTGGACTCGCCCTCGAGCAGGATCGCCTGGTCGCCGCTCAGGCCGGCCGGCAGCGCGAACGAGATCGTGACGAACGCGGCATCCACGTCGGGGAGCGCCTGCGGAAGGGTCGCGTTCTCGATCTCGGTGAATTCGAACCCGCGGGGGTTCGCGGTGATCCCGGTGAGGTCGACCACGCCGTCCTCGACCTCGATGAGACCCTCGTCGGCGAGCAGCTGCAGCGCGCGGCCCTCGTTGGTGGGGTCGTTAGGGATCGCGATCGTCGCGCCGTCCTCGAGGTCGTCGAGGCTGTCGACCTTGTCGGAGTAGAACGCGGCGCTCGGCAGGTACGCCTCGCCGACGCTCACGAGGTCGCCGCCCGTCGCCTCGTTGAACGTCTCGAGGAACGTGGAGTTCTGGAACAGGTTCGCGTCGATCGACCCGTCGACGAGAGCCGTGTTCGGCGTGTTGTAGTCGGTGAAGGCGACGAACTCGATCGTGAGGCCGAGGTCGGCGGCGCCGTTCTCGGCGATGTGCTGCAGGATGTCGCCGGCCGGCGTCTGCAGGGCGCCGACCTTGAGCGTGCCGAGACCGTCGGATGCCGCGGCGTCGGTATCGGCGTCGGAGCCTCCCGCGCAGGCGGTGAGGGCGAGGGCTGCGGCCGCGACGGCGGCGAGCAGGGGGAGACGGTTCTTGCGGAGCATGAGGGGTTCCTCTCGGGCGGAGCGGGTCGAGTCGTCGGGTGGGTCAGGCGGGGTGGGTGGCAGGCACGCGGGTGCGCCGCTGCCGGGTGGGGCTTCTGCGCGCCAGGCGCCGGGCGCCCCAGGCGGCCAGGGACTGCAGCGCCATCACGATCGCGAAGATGATGATGATCACGGCGATGATGTGGATCCAGCTGTACTGCTGGTAGCCGTACCGGATGGCGACGTCGCCGAGACCGCCGCCGGCGACGGTGCCGACCATCGCGGAGAAGTTGATGATCGAGGTGACCGTGGTCGACAGGCCCAGCAGCATGGGGGCCGCGGCCTCGGGCAGCAGCACCTTGGTCACCAGCTCCCACCGGCTCGCACCGAGCGACGAGGCGACTTCGAGCATGCCGGGATCGACCTCTTTGATCGCGATCTCGACCATGCGGGCGAAGAACGGGATCGCGACCATCGACAGCGGCACGATCGCCGCGGTCGGGCCGATGAAGGTGCCCACGATCAGGCGCGTGAACGGGATGAGCGCGACCATCAGGATGATGAACGGCACCGAGCGGCCGAAGTTCACGATGAAATCCAGCAGCCGGTTGACGATGACGGCGGTCGTGCGCGAGCCGAACAGCCGCTCGAGAAAGCGGCCCTGCTCGGTGCCGACGAGCACGACGCCGAGGGGCAGACCGACGATGACCGTCACGGCCAGGGCGACGCCCACCATGTAAAGGGTCTGGCCGGTGGCCACCAACAGTACCTGGAACAGCTGATCGTTCATACGAGCACACCCTCCTGGAGCACCTCGACGAGAAGGTCCTGGCTGCGGAGGTCCGCGATGACGGATGCCGCGGCGGACGCGGGGATCTCGAGCCGGGTGCGGCCGGCCTGCGTGCCGCCGATCTGCTCGATCAGGGCGCCGAGGATCGACACGTCCACATCGTGCTCGCGGGCCAGGCGGGCGATGACGGGGCGGTCGGCGGTACCGCCGGCGAAGGTGATGTCGATGACGGTGGCATCCGCCGGCACGCTCTGCGGCACGCCGCCGAGCGGGAACAGCTGCGCGGTCAGGCGCGAGCCGGGGGTGCGGATGAGGTCGACCAACCGGCCGCTTTCGACCACGCGGCCCGCCTCGACGAGGGCGGCGGAGTGGCAGGCGGCCTTCACCACGTCCATCTCGTGCGTGATGAGCAGCACCGTCAGGCCGAGTTCGGCGTTGATGCGGCGGTAGAGGTCCAGGATCGACGCGGTGGTCTCGGGGTCGAGGGCGCTGGTCGCCTCGTCGGACAGCAGCACGCTGGGGCGGGCCGCGAGGGCCCGGGCGATGCCGACGCGCTGCTGCTGCCCGCCGGAGAGTTCGTGCACGGCGGCGTCGCCGCGGTGGCCGAGCCCGACGAGGTCGAGCATCTCCTGCGCGCGGGCGCGGCGCTGGGCGCGGGGCGTGCCGTCGAGTTCGAGGGCCAATTCGACGTTGCCGCGCACCGTGCGGCTGCCGAGCAGGTTGAACCGCTGGAAGACCATGCCGATGCGGCGGCGCGCGGCGCGCAGGTCGGGCTCGCGCAGCGCCGTGAGGTCGGTGTCGTCGACGATCACCCGGCCGCTGTCGGGGCGCTCGAGCAGGTTCACGATGCGGGCGAGCGTGCTCTTTCCCGCACCGCTCTGCCCCACGATGCCGTAGACCTCCCCGGTGGGGATCGTCAGGGAGACGTCGTCGACGGCGGCGAGGTCGCCGAAGCGCTTCGTGACGTGTTCGAGCGCGATCATGCGGACTGTCCCGGCCTTTCCAGAGCCCTGCGCCACACCGATCGGCGGCAAGGGGGCGCGATCGATCAAACCCGCCGGGGCGAGAGTCCGGTAAATCGCGTTACGCCCCGTGTCGTCGCGGCCCGCGCCGCCTTCGTCGGGCAGTGCCAACTCGGGGTGCCGGCGCCCGCCGGATAGAATGGGGTCTCACCGTCCGTTAACGGGGGAGCAGCCATGCCAGGCATCGTGATCGTCGGCGTCCAGTGGGGAGACGAGGGCAAAGGCAAGGCCACTGACCTCCTCGGGGACCGCACCGACTGGGTCGTCAAGTTCAACGGCGGCAACAACGCCGGCCACACCGTCGTCATCGGCGACGAGAAGTACGCGCTGCACCTGCTGCCTTCCGGCATCCTCTCTCCGGGCGTGAACGCCGTGATCGGAAACGGTGTCGTCGTCGACCTCGAGGTGCTGTTCGCCGAGCTCGAGGCGCTGAACGCGCGTGGGCTCGACACGTCGCGGCTGCGGGTGAGCGCCAACGCGCACATCATCACGCAGTACCACCGCACGCTCGACAAGGTCACCGAGCGCTTCCTCGGAAAGCGCATGATCGGCACGACCGGCCGCGGCATCGGACCGGCCTATGCCGACAAGATCAACCGCGTCGGCATCCGCGTGCAGGACCTGTTCGACGAGAACATACTGCGCCAGAAGGTCGAGGGCGCCCTCGACCAGAAGAACCACCTGCTGGTGAAGGTCTTCAACCGCCGCGCGATCACCGTCGACGAGATCGTCGACGACCTGCTGTCCTACGCCGAGCGTCTGCGTCCCATGGTCGCCGACACGGGGCTGCTGCTGGATCAGGCCCTCGCGGCCGGCGAGGTGGTCGTCTTCGAGGGCGGCCAGGCCACCATGCTCGACGTCGACCACGGCACCTACCCGTTCGTGACGTCGTCGTCGGCCACCGCCGGCGGCGCCTCGACCGGCTCGGGCGTCGGCCCCAATCGCCTCGACCGCATCGTCGGCATCGTGAAGGCCTACACGACACGGGTCGGGTCGGGGCCGTTCCCCACCGAGCTGTTCGACGAGCAGGGCGAGTGGCTGCGCTCGCGCGGCTTCGAGTTCGGCACCACGACCGGGCGGCCCCGCCGCGTCGGCTGGTACGACGCGCCCGTCACCCGCTACGCGACGCGTGTGAACGGCATCACCGACCTCGTGCTGACCAAGCTCGACATCCTCACGGGCCTTGACCGCATCCCCGTCTGCGTGGCCTACGACGTCGACGGCACGCGCTTCGACGAGGTGCCGGT contains:
- a CDS encoding MetQ/NlpA family ABC transporter substrate-binding protein, whose product is MLRKNRLPLLAAVAAAALALTACAGGSDADTDAAASDGLGTLKVGALQTPAGDILQHIAENGAADLGLTIEFVAFTDYNTPNTALVDGSIDANLFQNSTFLETFNEATGGDLVSVGEAYLPSAAFYSDKVDSLDDLEDGATIAIPNDPTNEGRALQLLADEGLIEVEDGVVDLTGITANPRGFEFTEIENATLPQALPDVDAAFVTISFALPAGLSGDQAILLEGESSPYYNVLATRPELVDDPRIEALYELLTSQETADFENETWGGLVVPVVG
- a CDS encoding peptidylprolyl isomerase produces the protein MRSRLIALPLLAASLLVLAGCAGAGGGDTPDATPEASATDTSACSYRTGGSAAVAVDAPPAEPTVTGEVSATLETSAGPIALTLDAERTPCTVGSFVSLSEQGYYSDTICHRLTTSGIFVLQCGDPTGTGRGGPGYSYADELDGTETYPAGTVAMANAGPDTNGSQFFLVYEDSQLPPSYTVFGQMDAAGLEVVREVAAAGAEGGAPDGPPATPVTITDVVIG
- a CDS encoding methionine ABC transporter permease, with the protein product MNDQLFQVLLVATGQTLYMVGVALAVTVIVGLPLGVVLVGTEQGRFLERLFGSRTTAVIVNRLLDFIVNFGRSVPFIILMVALIPFTRLIVGTFIGPTAAIVPLSMVAIPFFARMVEIAIKEVDPGMLEVASSLGASRWELVTKVLLPEAAAPMLLGLSTTVTSIINFSAMVGTVAGGGLGDVAIRYGYQQYSWIHIIAVIIIIFAIVMALQSLAAWGARRLARRSPTRQRRTRVPATHPA
- the argG gene encoding argininosuccinate synthase; translated protein: MSKVLQSLPVGERVGIAFSGGLDTSVAVAWMRDKGAVPCTYTGDLGQPDETDIAAIPGRALEYGAEVARLVDCKTALVEEGFVALACGAFHIRSGGRTYFNTTPLGRAVTGTLLVRAMKEDGVDIWGDGSTYKGNDIERFYRYGLLANPALRIYKPWLDADFVTELGGRTEMSEWLVAHGFPYRDSAEKAYSTDANIWGATHEAKTLEHLDVSLETVEPIMGVRFWDPEVQIDTEDVTVTFEAGRPVALNGVEYADPVELVFEANRIGGRHGLGMSDQIENRIIEAKSRGIYEAPGMALLFTAYERLVNAILNEDTLATYHEQGRRLGRLMYEGRWLEPQSLMLRESIQRWVGSAISGSVTLRLRRGEDYTVLDTTGSAMSYHPEKLSMERVGDAAFGPTDRIGQLTMRNLDIADSRSRLEQYASMGLIGGATGELVGKLERGGADEITEHADRYSAEREGLAEAVDEASESASFDFGAD
- a CDS encoding ATP-binding cassette domain-containing protein is translated as MIALEHVTKRFGDLAAVDDVSLTIPTGEVYGIVGQSGAGKSTLARIVNLLERPDSGRVIVDDTDLTALREPDLRAARRRIGMVFQRFNLLGSRTVRGNVELALELDGTPRAQRRARAQEMLDLVGLGHRGDAAVHELSGGQQQRVGIARALAARPSVLLSDEATSALDPETTASILDLYRRINAELGLTVLLITHEMDVVKAACHSAALVEAGRVVESGRLVDLIRTPGSRLTAQLFPLGGVPQSVPADATVIDITFAGGTADRPVIARLAREHDVDVSILGALIEQIGGTQAGRTRLEIPASAAASVIADLRSQDLLVEVLQEGVLV
- a CDS encoding adenylosuccinate synthase — its product is MPGIVIVGVQWGDEGKGKATDLLGDRTDWVVKFNGGNNAGHTVVIGDEKYALHLLPSGILSPGVNAVIGNGVVVDLEVLFAELEALNARGLDTSRLRVSANAHIITQYHRTLDKVTERFLGKRMIGTTGRGIGPAYADKINRVGIRVQDLFDENILRQKVEGALDQKNHLLVKVFNRRAITVDEIVDDLLSYAERLRPMVADTGLLLDQALAAGEVVVFEGGQATMLDVDHGTYPFVTSSSATAGGASTGSGVGPNRLDRIVGIVKAYTTRVGSGPFPTELFDEQGEWLRSRGFEFGTTTGRPRRVGWYDAPVTRYATRVNGITDLVLTKLDILTGLDRIPVCVAYDVDGTRFDEVPVNQSDFHHATPVYEYFPGWSEDITKARTFDDLPTAAQEYVLALEAMSGTRISVIGVGAARDAVIVRHDLVD